A portion of the uncultured Draconibacterium sp. genome contains these proteins:
- a CDS encoding TolC family protein, whose product MKITIIIFISVLLLGFSAKAQTLEDYFREAAENNPGLQAQYKDFEAALQKVPQVSSLPDPTFSFGYFISPVETRVGPQRAKFSLSQMFPWFGTLAAKADAASLKAEAKYQAFLDARNRLYYSVSEAYYPLIELNRLKAIEQENIEILQSYKNIANSKFKNGVSPMTDVLRVDIMLKDAQTNLEILNKKEKPLRVTFNNLLNRDENQAVLVQDSLTIESLPENFRKDSLLTNNPMLAAIDLNQQASEKSELAAQRQGLPSFGVGLDYALVGKRTDMDVADNGKNAFMPMVSVSVPIFRKKYRAAEKEAQLMQEKYSFQKEETINSLTSGYESIWFQLQQQKDLIDLYQEQILETGQTLNLLFSAYGNSGKDFEEVLRMQQQLLKYEKMKAMAETQYQTALAKLNYITAKTY is encoded by the coding sequence ATGAAGATAACTATTATAATATTCATTTCAGTACTTCTCCTGGGCTTTTCAGCAAAAGCACAAACACTGGAAGATTACTTCCGGGAGGCAGCTGAAAATAATCCGGGGCTGCAGGCCCAATACAAAGATTTTGAAGCTGCTCTGCAAAAAGTGCCACAGGTAAGCTCGCTGCCCGATCCAACTTTTTCTTTTGGCTATTTTATTTCGCCGGTAGAAACGCGTGTAGGGCCGCAACGAGCAAAGTTTTCGCTTAGCCAGATGTTTCCATGGTTTGGAACACTGGCTGCAAAAGCCGATGCAGCATCGCTAAAAGCTGAAGCGAAATACCAGGCATTCCTGGATGCACGAAACAGGCTTTATTACAGCGTTTCGGAAGCGTATTATCCCTTGATTGAGTTGAACCGGTTAAAAGCAATTGAACAGGAAAATATTGAAATCCTGCAATCGTATAAAAATATTGCCAACTCTAAATTTAAAAACGGAGTTTCGCCAATGACCGATGTTTTGCGGGTTGACATTATGCTGAAAGATGCGCAAACCAACCTTGAAATTCTGAACAAAAAGGAAAAACCGCTGCGTGTTACTTTCAACAATCTGTTGAACAGAGATGAAAACCAAGCGGTGCTCGTTCAGGATTCACTGACCATAGAATCGTTGCCCGAAAATTTCAGAAAAGATTCTTTACTGACGAACAATCCGATGCTGGCTGCAATTGATCTGAATCAGCAAGCCAGCGAAAAGAGTGAGTTGGCCGCGCAACGGCAGGGACTTCCATCATTCGGAGTTGGGCTGGATTATGCATTGGTTGGAAAACGCACCGACATGGACGTGGCAGACAACGGCAAAAATGCCTTTATGCCCATGGTTTCTGTGAGCGTTCCCATTTTCAGAAAGAAATACAGAGCAGCTGAAAAAGAAGCACAACTGATGCAGGAAAAGTATTCCTTTCAAAAAGAGGAAACCATCAATTCGCTGACTTCCGGTTACGAATCCATTTGGTTTCAGCTACAACAGCAAAAAGATTTAATCGATCTGTATCAGGAGCAAATTCTTGAAACCGGGCAAACACTGAATCTCCTGTTTAGTGCCTACGGAAATTCGGGAAAAGACTTCGAGGAAGTGTTACGCATGCAGCAACAACTGCTTAAATACGAAAAAATGAAAGCCATGGCTGAAACCCAATATCAAACTGCTTTAGCAAAACTAAATTACATCACAGCAAAAACATACTAA